Genomic window (Cryptococcus decagattii chromosome 10, complete sequence):
GAATGCAAGTCGGAATGGGAGTGTGAgtgggaatgggaatggTTACAGGCGTGTTTGTTAGGTGATGCCGTGACTAAAAACCAAAGAACCCCAGAAAGCAAATCAGCCCCCCCTCTCTGCCTCAAGTAGCATACAACAGTATAATGAATAGAAGGGAAAATATAGACTTACGCTTAGCTGTAGCAGGGCTCCCATCTATACCCAACAACAACGCCAAAGCCGAATCGGCAATCATATCGTTACTCGAACTTGATTTCCATCGTAGTTCTACAGCGGTTGGAGATATCTGCACCACTTGGACACCATTCATAATCTAGAAAGACAGTTCCGGTCAGCTCATCAGACCAGAACAGATCGACAGAGAGGCATGTTTGTTGTATCCAATACAAACCTTATATTGAAAAGTGAAAATAAATGAAAAGATAAATGAGAACAGGAGTACTCACTGTAAAAGCAGGTttgccttcttcgtcaATACctttctccacctcccCATACATCCCCTCCAAATACCACCTCACCACCGCCCAATCTACACTTATCGCCACCCCCTGCTTCTGGATGATTGTGCTCGTCGAAAGACCCGTGAAATCATGTAAATCGGCGggggagagaagagtgTAGGAAAAGTCTTTGGAGACGAGAAGGCCTTTGACGGAGGTACCGTGTTCAGGTCGAGTGGATGCTAAAGATCCGATAGCCTGGAGCGAGTTGGTGTTGGTTGGGTTAAATGTTTATCTGAGAGGGGGAATAGTTGTTCAAAGGAAAGACTCACCTTGACCATCCGTTCTTGTCTAAAAGTAAGAGTTAAAGGTTCGCAATTCTTTGGCGTATGGATATTAATTTCCTGCCCCTTGGCCGCATACGTATCTCTCAACGCCGCTCTCAATCTCCCCATTTGTGAAGCTTCTCCATGCACGAGGACAACGTGCTGAGCACCTATTTCTTGGATGAATTTTGAATTTTGGGCGTAATCGACGTGAGCGCCGAAAGAAAGTTCTTTAACTGTTAGGCGGCGAGGGATATTGCCTCCTTTGAGGGATTCGATGTGGTCCGGTTCGCTTAAGAGAGTCTAATAATGATTTGTTTTTGTCAGAAAATAGTCGGTTGTGTCAGGAAAAATGGGGAAAAAATGATGATACATACCCTGGCCATAGTGCCCTCGATAGAGTACCCAGTGACAATCACCCCATTCTTAGAATCCGGCGCCCATTCTTCCAGCAAATCACGACTGAGCCCAAAACTCATAAACTGAGGTGAAGACATGATCACACATGGGCCCTTATTCTCCCTAAGCTTCTGGGGATCTTTTAACCATTTGACAAATCTGAAATCAAACGGGTTATCTCGCCTGGCGAATCGCGATCGGATATTGGCGTTCATAGTATGGACATAGGTTTTGTAAACACGCATACCGCgttggaagagggaggaggcAAAGTAGACCGGGATGTTTTGGAGTTCGGGGTGGTCGTTCCAGTATTCGTCAAGGAGAAGTGCGAGTTCTTGGCCGTTTCCAAAGGAAGGGATAGGCATGAGGCATCGCCCACCTCTTCGGACGATATTGGCGACTAACGCTATTAATGATTGTTTTCGTTAGTTAGgtgaagggaaagagaggtgATTTTTTGGTTTATGGTGCTTACTTGTGAactgctcctccttctccttcctaTCTGGTAATGTATGCACACCGAACGTGCTCTCGCAAATCATCACATCAGGTTTCACGGGTGGAATCTCCGCCATCACCAGATGCCTATCCTCCTCTCGCGAATAATCTCCTGTATACAAGATCTTCAACCCAGCAATCTCGATGAGGAACATGGACGCTCCAAGGACGTGGCCAGCATGGTAGGGGGTAAATCTGAGGCCACCGGCGATGACGATATCTTGATGATAATCAACTGCTATGGTGGATTGCCAGGATGACTGAACGTCAGCTTCGTCGTATAGACGACCGGAAGTGTCTGGATTTTGATCGCTGCAAGATATGGGTCAGGAATGAATGGAACCAAAAAAGAGGCTAATCCTACTTTAGTCGTACAGTGTCCATCATAGTCAATCCATAGATAGCTTTTGTAGCGTGCGTCATGTATACCTTCCCGTTACCATCTTTAAAATTGGTCTGTGGCATACCGTCAGCAAAGTTTCCATTATGATCTAAGAAGATCTCAGTATACCTTCTCCATAATATAAGGCAAAGCAGCCGCATGATCTACATGGAAACTAGCACAAAGGCGATCAGCTCATGTATGTAACAGGCTCGAAATTTTGGATAGGATTTACTGAGTAATTAACAACGCATCCACAGTCGACCAGTCAAGTTCATCGATGAATGGCAGAGCTCCTATACCAGGTTGTGCTGGGTGTAGACCGGCATCGCATACAattttctttcctctgTGCTCTATGACACAGCAGGACCTGCCGACTTCCTGGCCTGCGCCGAGCATGGTAATTGTGAGTGAAGGGGCATCTTCGTCCGGGGGTTGGAGCACTTGTACTGTTGGTTGTGGAGCCGGCTTGAAGTGGTGGCGTCTTGGTATCATCTGTGACTGATGTGGGTGTTGCGAGGCAGATGTacaggagaaagagagagatggtaTCACATATTGCAACGAAGAGTGTcgcaagaagaggactGACCAAAAACAGGTTCCGTCCCGGCCGCCGAGTAGTCCACCGAGACAGTGACCCGCCATATTTATCTTATCACTTCATCAGCATGCACCTTACCGCCCATGTCCACAACAATACAGCAAGGCGACACAGACTCAGGTGCGGGGAACCACCTCTCAGTATGGCTTCTCTCCATGTCTGGAATATTCACAGCAATTGGTCCGTAACTTCCTCCTGTTCCCTGTAGGTCATCACATCGTTTACCTGCAACATCGCTGTAGCCACTGTGATATCCATGATGTCCGTCGTTCTCCAACTGAAGAACTATCGAAAGCCGACACTTCAGAGGGCTGTAGTAAGGATCATGGTGATGTTCGTCAGACCTGTAATATCCATAGAGTCATCCCTGACAAGCTTTGCCTGTCACAGGGTTCCCCTTTATGCcgtctcttctctcatAGCTTTATTCTCACTTGATGCTGCATTCTTCATTGACGCCATCCGTGACCTATACGAGGTATGTGCTCGTTCTATCCATGGTGACCAGAGACAGCTTACGCAAGTTTAGGCGTTTGTGATTTACACCTTCCTTCAACTCCTCATTACATATCTTGGCGGTGAACGCTCCCTCCTTATAATACTTCACGGACGGCCACCAATACCTCATCCATTCCCTGTAAACATCTTTCTTCAGCCAATGGATGTTAGCGATCCATGGGTGCTTTTGAACCTGAAACGCGGTGTGCTTCGTAAGTCATACCCATCGTCACTTTCACCGTCACAGGCAATCGATCATCGGTCTTGCCTGGACTACCAAAAACAACTAGCTTATACATGTAAATCTTTCAGAGTATGTGCAAGTGAAGCCCTTATTGGTGCTAGTCGTAATAGCTCTCAAAGCTACTGGGACCTATCAAGAAGGCAGATTCGCCACTGACTCAGGATACACGTATGTCAGCATTGCATACAATGCCAGTATCTGTCTGAGTCTCTAGTGAgctttttttccttttacGTCTAACACCCCAAAAGTCAAAATAAGAGTGGGAACTCTAGGAGTTTTAGAAAAATAATCAGGCTGATCAGAGTGGTTGGTATGATAGTTGTTTAGCTATGTTCTGGGTCGCCGTAAACAAAGACTTGAAACCCTTTAGACCAGTTCGTAAGTAAAGATTGTCTCCTCCAAGGCTTCATGGCCCTCAAAATTAAAGTCGCTTCTGTAGCGAAATTCCTCTGTGTCAAGGGAATCctgttcttctccttttgGCAAAGTATCGGTATATCCTTACTTGTAGCCATGGGCGCGATCAAAAAAGGTTAGTCCCAGGTCATGATAAGAGCTCAATAACGAAGTCAACCTAATTTTGATGAGATTAGTTGGACCGTATACGGATCCTGAACACATGTCCCTTGCTCTTGTAGACTCTTTAATCTGTTTCGAGATGCCAATCTTTGCCATCGCTCATGTAAGTCCCTTTAAGGCGTCATTCCCTCTCAACTCTCTAACGTTAATGTTCAAATCATATTCAGCAATACGCATTCCAAGCCAGCGACTATATTGATCACGATCTCATCTACGCTGCCCGTCTTCCATTTATTTACGCTTTCCGCGATGCCTTTGGGTTGAAAGATGTCTGGCAAGACACTATTGACACATTCAAGGGCCGCGGCGTATCATACCAAGCCTACGAACCTGCCGAGGGGGGTCTGCATTATGGCGTTGGTCGACAAAAGAGGATAAGAGCGGGATTGAGATACGCGAAAGGCGGGAAGCAGAAGTATTGGATGCCAAAGCCAGGGGATGAGgcaaggatgaagggacAGAATGGACTGATTACTAGTATGAAACGGAAAGTGGATGAAAGGTTGGCGCAGAGAGAGGGATATGCGCCGTTACTTCCTCAGCAGGCGGCCAGGGTTGTGCATCTTGATCCTGGGCGCTATTCCCCCTATACAAGTGGGCAACGGATGTTTGACAGTGATTCTTCAGATGATTCGGACGCCCCAAGCCTCACTTTCCACTCTGCAGacgagatggaagatgcAATGTACGAGCGGGCAAGGCGGATAGGGTATGCAGGGTTCCCTAATGTGGATGTGAGTAAAGAGGAagcgaagaggaggagaagggaagaggaagaaggtatTTTGAAGGGGAGATGGACGAGGAGTGGGTTGAGAGTTAGGGATGGAATGGGGCTTGGCGATGAGGACGGGCAGGGgggagggaggaggagggcgagTTCAGCAACTAAGAGTAAGAATAACAGTAAAAGCAAAGacaaaggaaagggaaaggcgAAATGGAAAGGCGAAAGCAGGAAAGTGTATGGCACATGTAAGTCTGGCAATATTTTCATTTGTTGGATGTCAAAGAGGGATTGACAAAGTGGTATAGGGGCAGATCACCCTCCATCCGTACAACGCCTCGActcttcgtcatcatcaactCGCAATGGAAATGCACATCCAGCAGACTTTGATGAGGTTGATGATGGAGGCATCACACAGCAGCGGCAGGGAGGAGATATTCAAAAACAGAGAAGTCCACCTGTTTGGGTCACACGCACAGGCACGGGCATGGGTATGGGTGTGggctcctcttcttcccctttttccattggcgatgatgatgacgatgacgacgacgacgaagagcaTGTCAAAAACAGAAACAGTCAAGGCAACAAATCTGTGTCCCCCGGTCATCCTGATGACTACCACCGGAACTCCGACTCTGACAAGTCAGTTAGACCATCGACCACTCAGAGGTTACCTCCCGACGCGGTCGATTTGGTCAAGGAAGATCAAGAAGCCGTCGAAGCTGCTCGAGAACGTGAACGTAGACGAGGAGAGCCGCAGACGAATGCTCCTGTTCATGTTTATCGCAAAACCATCGTTGACGAGATACCAGAGACGGATTCGAACGCAAGtgcgatgaagaggagagggttAGGAGGGAAAATGGAAGAAATACAGGAAGTGTATGCGCATGATCCTCATGTGATGACTGAGGACGAGATACAGACAGGCGTTAAGGAAGTAGTGGATCATGTGGAGACAAGTGTGACTATCGATCCTCCAAAGCACGCAATGAGTCAGGATTTGGAAGATAATCCATGGGCGCGAGATTGGACGTAGTTTCGGCTTGTGAACTGGGGTTAATAGACATGACTTTTAGATATTCATTTAttgtttttatttttgtAACGAACAGACTTGTATTACGACAAGCAGCTTTCGCTCATGATGTCATGTTGATTCGCATCGTATATACAACTCTTTTGATTTACGCGAAATCAATATGCAAGGAGAAAAGGGGATAAAAAATCACTCGAGGTCATCAAACATACCACCACCTATACCTCCTCCCCCCGTTCCTCCCTTACTTGACTTTCTGACAAACTTTTCCTCCTTGATCTCTCGCTTCAGACTCTTATACTCCtttcccatctcctcatcccagctctcttcttccctctctctcttcttcttcctctccgcTTGCGCTTTCGCGATATCCGCCAAATCGCTTTGTCGATCCCCCTCACCATTAGCCTGCTCTAGCTCCCATTCATACTTTTTCTTtgcatccttcttctccctcctttcctccttcctcacttTTCGTTCTTTTTGTTCGGACCATGCCTCTCGCATCTCTGCTTTGATCTTTCGCTTGGCTCGGGCTTCGGCTCTGGCCACATCGTTGGATGACTGGCTTTCAGCTCTTTGAGCGAGGGTCGCGAGACGAGAGGCTTCGCGTTGTTTTGATGCGTAGGCGAAAGTATTCCACTTTTGCAAACAATATCAGCATCCGTTGTATATGTAATAATGATAAAAAAAGGGGGAATTTACGTTTACTTCAGCATCCTCCCACTCAATgacttccttttcctctaCTTCCCCACCCTCACTCTTAATCTTCTCCAATCTCTGTCTCTctgcttccttcttctttttccaatCTTTGATCTCCGGCATTGCTGGTAATCTCAATAACCCAAAACTGATCGCTTGCGAGTTGAAATCGAAGTCCAAAGTccggaagatgaaggatgcTTCATGTTTCGAGTATGCCctgaaagaagagacgaATGACTTTGCAGCCTTGTCAGAGAGCTCACGGTCAGTGAGGATAATTTGACGGATtgagtgaagaagagtcgTAGCTTCGGGATCTAAGATTTGGGGAGTGTCTACTTCTTCTAGCGAAGCACTGATATATGGTTGTTTGGTCAAGGGAATTTTACGAATGCTCAGGAAATCTAAAATGGAGTTTGAGCTATTTTTTCAATGTCAGGCTTTGTGGATTGGAACATACCGACATAATCCTCTTCTCGACCTTTACCTAACAGAAGAACCGCCTTTCCTCGTCTGCCAGCTCTGGCCGTCCTTCCTGCTCGATGACTAAACGTTTTGGGGTCTGTAGGGGCATCATACTGCACAACGACATCTATATCCGGGAAATCCACACCTCTTGCCGCCACGTCCGTACACAATAGGACGGCTGGGGATAAATGGGATGAGGGATGCGATGTGAATGTTGAAAGCGCAGTCTCTCGAATCTTCGGCGGCAATTCACCGTGGAAAGAAGTTAGGTGTAATTTCGAGAGCAATGGAAGCCGGGAGAGGATGCGATAAAAGTAATCGACAGCAGCGCAGGTGGAGAAGTAGACAATAAACTTGGATCTTTCGTGTTTTGTGGATTcggagaggagaagacggaTAAGCTGTAGAGTCTTTTCGGCGTGCCGACAAACTAAGTATGTATTTTGGAGACTAACAAAGGGATCAGAATAcagaaaaacaaaagagATCCGCAAGCGAAACTCACGCCATAGGAGTCCTGCGCTCTTTAGGTTCTTccccattcttcctcttaTCTTTCAGATTAACCACGATCCTGACCGGATTACGAAGGCCCAACCCTatcatctcctccaccgcATCGGTCATGGTGGCCGAAAACAAATGAGTTCGGCGTTGCTTGGGTAGATGTCGCATAATCCTCTCAACATCTCTCCTATGATCAGGACTTGACAGCAGCCTGTCAGCTTCATCGAGGATCAGGACATCCAATTCTGATACTCGGACTATCGCCAAACCGCGAGGGTTGAGGAGAAATGCAGCGAGACGTCCTGGGGTACCGATGAGAATCGATGGATGGGTGGATTGGAAAGTCTCATAGGGCGTGGGAGTCCCCGAGGTTACAAGCATGGGGAGAGGGAACAGAGGTTTATCAGAAAGAGGGGATGGTGAACGTGATGATGAGGCAATAGGTGGAGCATGACTTTCGACATCGGCagtctcctcttcactttcCGGAGGAATGAGAGATGATAGGAAGCGGCCAAAAACGGCATGTATTTGAGTAGCCAATTCACTAGAAGGAGAGAATATTAGTGAGAGAGCCAGTTTATTACAGGAAAGAAACGCACCGTGTGGGTGCAACAACTATGGCGGCAATCTCGCCCTTCTTATACGGTTCTTCTCGTCTTGACAGACGTTCCAAGACGGGGATCGCGAAGGCCAAAGTTTTACCAGAGCCAGTAACAGCCTCCACTACACAGTCCTGATTCTTGACCGCTCTCGGAATAGTGCCTGCTTGAACAGGAGTCATGTTCGTGAAACCCATGGTATTGATGACGTCCATGCTGGAAAAGAACGTCAGCGggatgaatggatggatTGAGCGATGAAGTCACTCACATCCATGGAGACAGAGGAGGATTGAGATTTGCCCATGATCCGCCAAATGCTGGTGCTGCCGGTACTGGAGCATCCATTGTGGTTTCCGATACAATGGAATATTATTCTTGCTGCCATCTCTTGTACGGCCAAAAAAACCATACGGTAAACAATTCCAGAATCACGTGATCATGTCTAAGGTGGAGGTGTATTTTTCTTAATCACGTAATGCAAGAATTCCGAGTTGTTCCTTCGTCGGTCCTCGAGCATCCGTCCAGGCAAAGCAAGTTGCAGACCAAGAAAACGGGACTCGCAATCCCATTTCCTCCCTCAATAGATGCGTGTACCTATATATAATCAACAATGAACACCCTCAGAACGACACTTTCACGCCCTTCCGCCTCTCTCCGTACAGCGGTACTTCCCAAATTCTCGGTTCGCCCTCCGACTCCCTGCCGGGCAGCTCAGGCTGTATTTGCCCGTAGCTTTGCCTCTGAGACACCTTCAACTCAGTCCCGTTTGgatcagcagcagcaaaagGCTCGCGACCAAAGTACCGTTGGTGTAAGTGTTTCACAGGCGAGAAAGTTGCCAAGATGTGAGCGTTGACCACAAAGATTAGCCTTTCACATGGAAAGCCgcctccctcttcctcctcactGGTGTTGGCCTCTACATGTACTTCGAATCTGAAAAAACTAAAGTGCAAGATCGCCGACGTCAAGAGCTCGCAGCCAAGTCTGTCGGCAGGCCTTCAATTGGCGGTCCCTTCACTCTGACTACCCACAAGGGCGAGACATTCACCGAACAAGATTTGAAAGGGAAATGGAGTTTGATCTATTTTGGATTCACACATTGCCCCGATATCTGTCCCGAAGAATTAGATAAGATGGGTGAAGCGGTGGAGATGGTTGATAAGGCTACTGGGAAGGCGGACGTGACCCCCATATTCATCACTGTTGACCCTGCCAGGGATACTTTACCACAGGTGAACAAGTACATTCGAGGTGAGTCCCAAGAAGTCCATTATCGCTTCCTGCTTAGGTAAAAAGCTAATCCCGATTGGAAATGTGCAACAGAATTCCATCCAAGGATGATCGGATTACTGGGAGACTATGAGGCGGTGAAAAAGACCTGTAAAATGTACAGGGTTTACTTCTCCACACCCCCTGATGCTACTGCCGCCGATGACTACCTCGTCGACCACAGGTCAGTCTCAAGTTCATTGATATCTACCGCATTGCACAATATCACATAACATCCCTGTCAATAAAATACAGTGCTTACTTTTCCTGCAGTATCTTCTTCTACCTTATGGACCCCCTTGGTCAGTTTGTGGATGCATTCGGAAAAGCTACCTCTGCTGAGCAAGTAGCTGGAAAGGTCCTCGACTCCATGCGTAAATGGGAGGCCGCTGGCGGTAacgctgctgctggtgtGTAAATATGTGTAACTCATAACTTCATAACCGTCCTTTCTAGCCCTGGCATAAGCCTCATCTCCCACGCATGCATCCacttctctccttctgtACACGATCTGAATTGGCAATTGGCGCCTTGCAGCTAACCATGAATCGTTTTACTCGACGATCTTTGGTCGCTTCTTCGCGCTTCCAGATCCAGAAACCGTATTTCGAGAGAATTCAGGTCCCGAAAGCGGGAATGACTGTCTGGGACGTTTCTGTTTCACTATCGTCGTTTTTGTCtggatggaagagggtgTCACTGGCTTCTGGTCTGGGGTCGCTGGAGTAGCACCGACCTCCATTCTCTCTCCACTTCCGTTTCCCATTTTGGTTCCGCCTGAAGATCGCCGCAGACGA
Coding sequences:
- a CDS encoding endoribonuclease YSH1, whose amino-acid sequence is MIPRRHHFKPAPQPTVQVLQPPDEDAPSLTITMLGAGQEVGRSCCVIEHRGKKIVCDAGLHPAQPGIGALPFIDELDWSTVDALLITHFHVDHAAALPYIMEKTNFKDGNGKVYMTHATKAIYGLTMMDTVRLNDQNPDTSGRLYDEADVQSSWQSTIAVDYHQDIVIAGGLRFTPYHAGHVLGASMFLIEIAGLKILYTGDYSREEDRHLVMAEIPPVKPDVMICESTFGVHTLPDRKEKEEQFTTLVANIVRRGGRCLMPIPSFGNGQELALLLDEYWNDHPELQNIPVYFASSLFQRGMRVYKTYVHTMNANIRSRFARRDNPFDFRFVKWLKDPQKLRENKGPCVIMSSPQFMSFGLSRDLLEEWAPDSKNGVIVTGYSIEGTMARTLLSEPDHIESLKGGNIPRRLTVKELSFGAHVDYAQNSKFIQEIGAQHVVLVHGEASQMGRLRAALRDTYAAKGQEINIHTPKNCEPLTLTFRQERMVKAIGSLASTRPEHGTSVKGLLVSKDFSYTLLSPADLHDFTGLSTSTIIQKQGVAISVDWAVVRWYLEGMYGEVEKGIDEEGKPAFTIMNGVQVVQISPTAVELRWKSSSSNDMIADSALALLLGIDGSPATAKLTASPNKHACNHSHSHSHSHSDLHSNTYPGDKSAKVVASNPEFERLRMFLEAHFGHVEGPNLRPPVAQGADGEENENGENDKDGDDWLTMDVKLDNHTARIDLISMRVDSESAELQKRVETVLEMALTTVKSLSQTFLGGGLDVDMVEKVEPSESDS
- a CDS encoding ATP-dependent rRNA helicase SPB4, with the translated sequence MDAPVPAAPAFGGSWANLNPPLSPWIMDVINTMGFTNMTPVQAGTIPRAVKNQDCVVEAVTGSGKTLAFAIPVLERLSRREEPYKKGEIAAIVVAPTRELATQIHAVFGRFLSSLIPPESEEETADVESHAPPIASSSRSPSPLSDKPLFPLPMLVTSGTPTPYETFQSTHPSILIGTPGRLAAFLLNPRGLAIVRVSELDVLILDEADRLLSSPDHRRDVERIMRHLPKQRRTHLFSATMTDAVEEMIGLGLRNPVRIVVNLKDKRKNGEEPKERRTPMALQNTYLVCRHAEKTLQLIRLLLSESTKHERSKFIVYFSTCAAVDYFYRILSRLPLLSKLHLTSFHGELPPKIRETALSTFTSHPSSHLSPAVLLCTDVAARGVDFPDIDVVVQYDAPTDPKTFSHRAGRTARAGRRGKAVLLLGKGREEDYVDFLSIRKIPLTKQPYISASLEEVDTPQILDPEATTLLHSIRQIILTDRELSDKAAKSFVSSFRAYSKHEASFIFRTLDFDFNSQAISFGLLRLPAMPEIKDWKKKKEAERQRLEKIKSEGGEVEEKEVIEWEDAEVNWNTFAYASKQREASRLATLAQRAESQSSNDVARAEARAKRKIKAEMREAWSEQKERKVRKEERREKKDAKKKYEWELEQANGEGDRQSDLADIAKAQAERKKKREREEESWDEEMGKEYKSLKREIKEEKFVRKSSKGGTGGGGIGGGMFDDLE